ATTGGAATATGACTTAATatgcaaaaggaagaaaaacgCACTGAAGAGCCCTCATACAATGACATTCTTTTCCTAACAGATAAATAACCTGGCCACTTCCAATAATAGCCAACACAAAAATAGGCCTATATGCCTGGCACAATTAAAACATTTGTTCAAAAACTCCTTCAAGCATTAACCagcagaggaaaaaaaaaaaaaaaaaagcaatatgtCTATGTTCTGAATGAAAAATCATTTGTAAACAAGACTGCAAGATTTATGATCACCATCGTAACAAATATGTTATCGCTTTGTTTTCAGGGCAGGCATTTATGCATGAGTATATGATAAACATATTAAAAGCCAACACCtatgataaattaaaaattcttaCAAAAGCTTACATTGTTAGGAAATAgcaaatttaatcatttaaccaatatTCTAACACTCCCCCAACTCCTcaggatttttaaaattttaaatggtaggtagtaaatttaatcatttaacaaaTATCCTAACAGCCTATATTAAACTCTATCAACCATGTTTTCTCATAATAACCATGAAGATCATCCTTTCTTCAAAGAAAATGGACATGAATTTATTGCTCACCATAAGATATCCAGTGCGATGGTTGAGATTCAGATGCAAACTCTTAACCTCCCCAAACTCGCCAAATAGATCAAGAAGATCGCATTCCTCTGCCTCTTGATGAACTCCAGTGACCAATATAGTCCATCCCTCAACCGCTACACATATTCTCTAAAGATTTAAGACAATCTTTTCAAATGGTAAGTACACCGCAAGcactaaaatgataaaacagAGTGTGTGCACGTGCGCGCACGCGGGTTGCGGTTATCATAAACACTTTAtaacaattataatatgaaaagAAACTAAGAGATCAATGCACACAAACAAGCACCTAAAATGTTTTAGGCACGCAAACAAGCTGTGTTGAAGTTTCAATCTTTGAAAAAGATTCTAAAGCATGTTCTAATTTTCTTGtttcctattttcttttttattactcTCTTAGCAACCACGCAGAGCCCAATGATGGCCCCTAAAGTCCTAAACCCCATTCCCAAACCActgtttggttactgagaaaagaaaggagGTAGAATTTGGTCGAGGTCCATATTTTCTCagatttttaacaaataaataatcttAAGAGTCCAAGTACACCAAAATATTTGTCCAATTCCCAAATTTACCTGGAAAACAAACAGAGCCTAAGAGGTACGAAAATCCTGAGaagcaaaaggaaaataaagtatagttttatttaaagaaaactaacttcaacaaatcctaaaaaaaaaatcaaataaaggtaatttaaaatttgcaaTGCTCGCACTTTCTTGagttttcttagcaaccaaacacgGTCTAAAAAAATAAACGAAATAGcggtaattaaaaaaaaaatgcaacgcTCTTATTTATTGCGATTTCTTAGCAAACCAAACATTcttaaaaacaaatgaaatagcggtaattaaaaataattattaaaaaagaaaaaaagcaacgCTCTTATTTCTTGCGTTTTCTTAACAACCAAACACGGTTCTAAAAAACAAACGAAATAGCGGTAAATAAAAAGAATGCAACACTCTTATTTCTTGcgttttcttagcaaccaaacacagtctaataaaaaaaaaaacaaaatatcggtaattaaaaaaaaatgcaacgcTCTTATTTCTTGCGTTTTCTTGGTAACCAAACACAgtctttaaaacaaaaagaaatagtggtaattaaaaaaaagaaaaatgcatcGCACTTATTTCTTGCGtattcttagcaaccaaacatagTCCAAAAAACGAAATAACTGAaattgaaaagggaaaaaaaatgcaaggcTATTTTTTCTTGCGTTTTCTTAGCAGCCAAACAGAGCCGtgaaaacaaaccaaaaactagagagagagagagagagagagagagactgacaTTGTAGAGGAAAGTAGGATGGATTGGGAGCGAAGAAGTGAGCACTTTGGACCTCAGCCTCCTCCATCTCCATCAAAACGTCGTCGTCGGCATCGTAGcattccatctctctctctctctctctctgagtgaTCTGTTTTTGTAACCGACTACTGAGTATCGGTACGGGCTTGAGCCTTTTTATTTCGCTGAGTGAGTTCCCGCCAGTTTTGATTTGGGACTGTTTGAAGTGCTGCGTAACTGTTTCTTGGACACGTCACATGGGGGTTACAGCTGGgtcacttcaatttttttttttaaggttaaatttcaaattcaaccctctaattttgacaaattcaaattaagggtatactgcttattttgctgaaaactgaaaatttattgctgaaaatactataacaaaatattttttaaaaggcaaAATATTGTTCACGCGTTTTTCAGGTGTTAactggtccatgaacagtgtCATGGAATCAaccaaaagaaaacacaaaacgcAGAAACATCTCTACACAAACACACGCTTAGTCATCTAacttaacttttagttttttaagttttaactttatttaattcaatcatttcattaatttctgTTAAAATTGCACCTTAGCAACCTCTAAAATGacgtattttttattttagttaatttgttagtaaaaaatattatatgtatatatatatatattatttggaagAAGTgagttacaaaatttattaatttcctCTGAAAAAAAATTCCTGATGAAGGGGTTTgtaagtataataataataataataacaacttaaTCCTAATAATAGACATGTTTTATGTGTGTGGGATCATAAATATGCCGACCAAAACCAATGTCACAGAGCAAGTGTGATTTAGGATCAAATAAGTGAGAATATCCTTAATATGGTTTCCCgttaactcaattgataaagtttttttatggttgaataagagatttgagtgTTTAATCCctacttacaccaaaaattgattaatattttggtctaataataaagagctcTCAAAAGAAACGGACGaaacttgctaaaaaaaatgaaaatatcttTTCAACCTCTAAAAAGTCATTAAAATCATCTTTTCTTTCGGTAattctaatataaaatttataaacttagAGTTTACTATGTCATTAACGTCAggaaaaaatcaccaaatcaTTTTGTTGATTGTATTGGATCCCACAACAATACAAATAGTAAAAGGTTTTCGGTGAATATCTCAGTGAATTCTTAGGTGACTTAAAAACTTTGATAAAAAAGAGTTTAGATTGAATCTCAATTTCGCATCAGTTGTCCCATGATTGTGTCACTGTACTTATTAGTTGGGACCCGTTTAGGCTTTGATGAATATGATTTTGGATGGTGCTTGGAAATCCCAATTGAGGTGATCATACAGATGGGGCAGGTACATTTTTTTGGACTTACTTCATTTCTTGAGCCATCGGTACAGCGAGTCAGCCTGCCCTACTTGTGGGAATTTAATAATGAGACTTTGTATTATGCACTTGTATTTGAGTTTTCCATAGAAGAAGATGCTGAAGTCATTGCTACAAACTTCAATTTGGTAAGCTGCCCCTCCACATGTTAATCATTGTAcatgttttgtaaattttttattttttataaattgctaCAAATAGGTGAGATGATATTTAAATTCCAGTaaaccattttaagaaaattgtgacagtttttcaattttcgataaaaactttcctaaaataaattgttaatgtaTGCCTTGAAAGCATACATTAACCGAAGTCATTTATAATTGTTAAAGAAGACAAGTCAAAACCAAATGCCACCAAGCTACAAGAATCTTGACAGTAGAGGAACCTTCTTTAGAAATGAATCATGCACATGTACTTTAGGGCTAATAAATTAATCATCTTCCCTCCTAACTATTCTCTAACCTTAGTACCTTACAATATGAACAGTTTGTCCGATTTTCATTCTTAATCATTCATAAATAACTTTTCGAATAGTTAGTGCAAACTATTAAGCCAAATTCAGGCACCTCAAGAATTTGTGAGGACGTATATGAGTATATCATACTTGGTGATCCAATCTGAATGCACCGAATCATGCCAAAAAGTCACTCAGCATTTCCACAACTTGCACCAGGTTCATGCATATGTTATATCAGTCCCagtaacaaataaataatatcacAGTAGAGTGCaaggaaaagagaagaaagaagacgACTTCTTCATTGTTTGTATGTAAGAGTTTAAAATACATACGATAAAACGCCTCAAATTAACTTCAAGTTACTAAATATTCCCGTTATTGTTTGCTCTATATTCAAGGGCTGCAAAGATTCTTCAGATCCTCCTCCTTAGCATACCAGCTTGGTATTATCTTTGATACATGGGGATAAAGATCCTTGTAGGAATTTCTTATTGTCCCTTCTGCAACTCCAGTGGCAACTGAAATATCTGCATTTTCACATGGTATAACATTTAACACGTTGAACAATGAGATGTCCAAAACAGCACATTCTTTGCATTCATTGCAAGGGCACAGCCTGTGTCAGGCCTCGGAAGTTTATTTATATAACTAAAATGATTCAACAACTTGGCACATCTAGCTCAAACTGACAATATAACGAAgtttaaaatcattttataaaaaatatatataagtaacAGCATGCTAAAAAATAAGGATATAATGAACCTTTGAGAGGTTTCTTGTCATCTGATAGCTGAGTGATAATATAAATTACTGCTGCTGCAATTGATATAGGGCTCCTCCTGAAAATTAGGAAAAGGAAGATTCATTGATATAAACAATTGCTGaccaaataataatatcaagAAGCCCATTATATAAAATGTCAGGATAGTTAGGCAAACCACAAGTGACCAATATACAAGACTATATATAACATCCACATGGTAATACTGAGAACAATAAAGTTTAAAACTGCATCTCCACCCAATTCTCCATCATATGTTTTCAGAACAATCAATCAGCTCCATATTTTTTCCATCGCAAACTGCAATAGTGGAGAACAAAATGGGTTTGCCCTCCCCATGCCCCAAGTCCCCACCCCCCCCTCTTCTCTTCTTCCCAAAAATGAGCTGTACCCAAAATCTCCATATGGCAAACAGACTAACAGTACACATCATTAAGCtctttattaaaatttcattgttCCTGTGGTTATTTCTTTCACATGCATCCTTTTCACACGCACACCAAATCATTGGTTCACATATCATGAAACCTTtttcaacaagaaaaatttAACTATTTGATGTTGCATAAGGAATCTGCTGTAATCAAACTccaatgaatatatatattctatagaAAAAGAGAGGCAAAACTTCATTCATGAATGTATGTTTTAGTTAATGCATAAAACATGAAAATACAAGAGAAAACCAGAACTACCTTATATCAAACTCTTCTGATTTTGTAACAGCTTCCTGGGCAGCTTTAACCGCTTGATTATTCATACCAAGATTGGAACAAAACCGCCTCTATAGATtatgttaaaattaaataatgtcaGTCACTGcctataaatttaataattctgTAAAGAAGTTATGATTTATGTCCTActtcaaagagagaaaaaacctCACCATAAAGTCCCCAGCATGTATTGTTCCCATCTCCACCGACTGACCATTCTCCAACCCCAGTTGTTTCACTATGTATTCTTTTGCTCGGCCAATTTCCTTCTTTGTGGCTCCATTAGCGACAGAGCATATTTCTAGTTGAAATCCACATGTTCAGGGAAGCTCATTCACTTAGGGAAAGAAAAATCAGGAAGCATCCAGATGTTAAAAAATTCATAGGCTGTACCCTTTACAGTGCGTGGCTTGTCTTCTTGCCGACAAGCAATGTACAGACAAGCAGCCAATAGAGCATCCTGATTTCTTCCTCTACTAGACTTCTGATCTTCCACCCTCTTATATATCTCATTAGCCCGGTCCTTTAAAACCATCACAAAATCACCATCAAAGAAAAGGAGGGATAAAAAAACCCTCAAATCACATGGCTATTGAAACAGAGTAAACCAAAGAGAACAGGCATGAACAATCCTGAAGGCAAACAACAGGGAGTACCAGGTCTGACTTCTCTGCTGATTTTCTGTTATTCATTTTCCAAATTCCTTAGGTCTTTTCAGAAACAATATTTCCCTTTCTAACATAGTTTTATAATGCACGGTTGAGACCATAACCTTTAGGTCCAAGTTTTTAATCACATTTTTTCACATTGGAGATAGAAAGCATAGATAGTGATCTGATTCCATAGTAAgtccatttttattatatctctGGGAATTGCTGTCACGCATTTCTAATTCCTTCAGCAATAATACACAAATAATGTAAAAGAAAAACGATAGACAAACAATTTTTATACTTCACATACTTCAAGAATAGCAAGGATTTGAATACAATGATAAGAGTGTTGGTATGACATTGTCAAATGAGTGTGCTAAAAATTCACAATCACGTAATCAAACATCATAACATTGAGTAAATAGCTTACCTTAATGGTTGCAACAAGGCCCAACCTGAAACATAATGTCACCACATTAGCTTCATATTTCAGTATTCATTTTACCAGAAAATACAACTTTTGGCAGAGTAGCATTTCAAAAGCATTTAAAATAACAGAAATATCACattgttaaacaaaacaaaaatttaatgcAATTAAAAGAACAGATAAAATgtgaaaagaaagagattgtATCTAACTAAAGTGTGGTAAACTAACAAACTCTGTCTGTATTTTAAACACTCAATGTAATTATATTGCAGTTGTGAAAGAGTCCTCATGTTTGTGTATAAGTTATGACCTTAAAATAAGCACAGTTTGAATCATAGATCAAACTCAGACAAATTCAAGTTAATTTAGTTGATTGGACCACTAAAGCTCTAAGTTACATGGTTGGAGTATCACTACCACCAGTGAGCCAAGTTGAGATGTAAGAATTGTGCCAGTCCAGCTCAAGTTGTTATTAGAGAGCTTTTTAGCGAGCCTGTGTGGACTCAAGCTCAATTATCTTTATGAACAAAGTTAGCCAAGTAGTTGACCAATCAATATTAGTATATTTATCTTCTAAACAAAGCAGGTATGTTCCTTCCTAGTCCCTTAGCAATCCATTATCAAGAAGCTTAATTTGTTTACAATGCCATAGATTATGAATATAAGTAAAATGATTACAAAGATCAGAATCACTCATATGTGGTGGACAGATAATCAAGCACAATCTTGGTAAACCAAACTGAATTGACGCATAGGAAAGAGgtataaaaatcaaatctttgaaattttcattatcaAATTCTTCAAACATAATGAGGTTCTAGTGGATTTTTTACtcacagaatttttttttattattagttagTTTTAGCCCCAAGGATGGGGGAGGGGAGTTTCAAATTCTGACCTCGCTTCAAGAGGGCTCCCAACCAATTGTGGTATCCCTTGGGGATTACTCACTATCAAAGATCTGATTATAAACTCATCAAATAATTACCAACTTGAAGGTGCTTACAATCACTACAATTATCTCAAACAATCAAAATCAGCATGAGAACAACagcattgaaaattttcaaactggGTTTTATGTTGAATTATCAAAAgcagattacaattcttagtttatAAACTGAGGAATAGTTCAAAGTCCAGAAATTTCAATTTCTATCTACCAACACTTGctcctcaaccaaatccataTCTAACCTAATGCTAATGTCATTTCAGCTTCCAAATACTACCAATATCTCAACCAAACCTAAAAACTCGTTTTCCCACATTCAACAGTCCCAAACCATGAATAAcccaatattcaatttttcttttgccCTTCCCATACTTTCTTATCTGCcagaaaatccaaaacccaaatccaataaCCCTATATTTGTTATAAAACCAGCTCAAGCAAGATTGATTCCAACATGTTTTACTTTCCCCATACTTTTTCAgcatccaaacaaaaaagaattaacaTTCAAAGTTTCACAGAAAAATATAACCTTTATGCTGATCCAGATTTAAACTCACTAAAAATCGAAAATTCAGTTCAAATTTCCCTATAGTTTTTACAAAACTATCTCAAGCTAGGTAGTTCCAACAATTTTCCTCACTTTCTCAGCACCCCAAGAAACCCTTTAGTTATCCAATAAACCACTTCACCAAAAGTCTTCCAAGTGCCCCCTCCCCTGCAGAGAAAGttcaaaaaaatccaaaacccatttCTGAATCCTCCATAGTTGCTACAAAACCAGCTCATATAGTAGCACTTCTTTAGCATTTaaacaaaccaacaaatttttAAGCCGATCCAccttaaatcttaattttttttgtttaaaaatccAAACTTCCCAATATTTCTAAATTTGCTACAAAACCAGCTCAATCAAAGCCAATTCCAACACGTTTCCCCCACACTTACTCTTTATCCACACAAACCAGCTCAAACAAAAATGTCAAGCCAATCCAAAACCGAATTCTAAAtaccctttatttatttttccaaacaaaccctaactAATATAAAAGCCTGCAAAATCCAATGCACTAAAAAAAAgcccaattttcatctaaaaatCCAAACTTCAATCCAAATATCCTTATATTCAGCTCAAGCAAAAATGTCAAGCCAATCCAAATTCCAATACCTAATAAAAGTAGCTCACACAAGCTACACATTCTCAGAATCCAAACAAACCCCAACTAAAACCTAATTCCAAACccaattttcatctaaaaatCCAAACTTCAATCCAAATATCCTTATATTCAGCTCAAGCAGAAATGTCAAGCTAATCCAAATTCCAATACCTAATAAAAGTAGCTCAAACAAGCTACACATTCTCAGAATCCAAACAAACCCCAACTAAAACCTAATTCCAAACCCAATTGTCACCTAAAAATATCCAAACTTCAATTCAAATATCCTTATTTTCAGCTCAAGCAAAAATGTCAAGCCGATCCAAATTCCAATACCTAATAAAAGTAGCTCAAACAAGCTACACTTTCTCAGAATCCAAACAAACCCCAACTAAAACCTAATTCCAAACCCAATTTTCATCTAAAACTCCACCTTACTTTCAGTTCAAGGAAAAACGTCAAACCGATCCAAATTCCAATACCTAATAAAAGTAGCTCAACACTTTCTCagaatccaaacaaaccctaaactAAAACCTAAATTCCAAAAACCCCCCCCCCCTGTATATAAAAATCCAACGcattcttaaaaccaaaaagaaCCGATTTTGATTATTTTCGATTGTACCTATCGGACATAGTCGCAATCGTTTTGAACGCTAGAATGAGGCCACGATCGGGATTGGAACCGCGATTCTGCCATCGGCCGAGGGAGGAGGAGAGGAACTCTCCGGTGGCGCCGTTGGGCTTGGCGATGACGGTGGAGAGCCCTCCGTCGGCCAAGAGCGGGTTGGTCGGCCCGCCGACACGAACCGGGTCGTTATCGCCCGACTCGTTCGCGAAAGTCCTCCACTCGGAGGTCTCGTCGATCGAGTGCGACTCCAACACCAACCCGCACTCCGAACACACGGTGTCGCCGGCCGAGTGGTCGAACACCACCTCCGTCTGCCGCTTACAGTCTGAGCAATACGCATCTGACATCtctaccttcttcttcttcttcttcttcttctttcttcttctctatgtATCTTTTTGTGTAAATACCAACGAAACGACCTCGTTTTggatcaaatttgaaatttcaaatggtggtggtggtgatgatgtttttggctttttgggtttttttttctttttttttttgggttttttgtttgttcttctcctctatctctttctctctcgaAGATGGGAGCTTGAGGAGAAGAACGGAGAATGTggaaaaatgaagagaagaaaggGGTATTTATAGAGGTGACTTGGTTAGGAAAGTCATGGGAGTTTCGTGGGTGGTGTGCTAAGTTGGACTACTTGCTCGCTAGCATGTGGATGTAAGATTTGTTTTGGTCCGCTTCTTGTTGCTACGATACGAATGGATCCACtcaaaaatatacaataaaatatataatataatttttttaaatataaaatataaattttttattttttattatggagtacttttttttgttacaatttatttattttagactctataatttttatacttaataactcacttagatgaatattaactcacttagatgaatatttatgatatgatctcacattttattctaaaattaagaaataaaactctttaagaataaataatttaggatacatgacgcaaaattgaaactctaatttgaaattttaatttgagtttctttcaacttcatttattattttatctttcaCACAACAAATTCTGATAAATTGTTACGGGTTTCTAATTTGGGTCTATCGctcacactatttttttttactcacaaataacattttattgtctataaattttgtgaaaatattgtagatctTGTCATTTCTTGTTCTTAAGTCCTAACCTAATTAGCTATGTTGTTACAAGAAATACtataatcataatatttttgcaACAAATCGTAAATGACATATTATTACTAGTTATTATTGATGGGtaaaaaggaaattttaatgatgggttcaaattagaattaataacaacttatcacttagaatatgttgtaaaaatattatgaatgtagtACTTATCATATTTTCACTTATCATATTTTCACTTATCATACTTGctcttttttttaggtaatgCGTGTTAATAatgtcaaaatataaaattattaatgttaaaaaaaaaaaagagaaactatATTTGCTAATAATTCATTTCGATACTTATTTAGGTGGTTGAACTCATGTCATTTGTGTTGCTTGGATTAAAAGAAAACTATTGGGCACTTGCAAATGAAGAACAAcaattatctctttttttttaggaataacgtatcttattttattaagtaaaacCAGCTATGTCaaccaatacaataaaaattaaaagtgatggaacatcctccatccatacTGCAAATTCAGAACACAAATAGCATGACGAGCTAACTTGTGAGCAACAATTATCTAGATTGTTCAAATTGTTAATTCCTTCTATTTTTGTTGTAAGTCATCTTCAGCCTAATACATAGTTTATTACTTACTAGAAAGTATTCGGTAAACTTGGTGAATTAATTATACAATCCTTTCAAATAAATGTGAGTTTTATGTGCAAGACACACATGTGAGGTCCACATTATATCTTAGAGGAGGGCGTAATCCACCATATATACGAAATAATTTCACGTTACTTACCACATGCACATTTCTATTGatgtttaatttatt
This genomic stretch from Castanea sativa cultivar Marrone di Chiusa Pesio chromosome 9, ASM4071231v1 harbors:
- the LOC142609431 gene encoding RNA-binding protein Y14B-like — encoded protein: MECYDADDDVLMEMEEAEVQSAHFFAPNPSYFPLQSVEGWTILVTGVHQEAEECDLLDLFGEFGEVKSLHLNLNHRTGYLMGYALIEYDNFEAAQDAISTMNGTELFDSTISVDWAFCRDPSNASYLRSPHSQQSRTTIKRF
- the LOC142610324 gene encoding transcription initiation factor IIB, translated to MSDAYCSDCKRQTEVVFDHSAGDTVCSECGLVLESHSIDETSEWRTFANESGDNDPVRVGGPTNPLLADGGLSTVIAKPNGATGEFLSSSLGRWQNRGSNPDRGLILAFKTIATMSDRLGLVATIKDRANEIYKRVEDQKSSRGRNQDALLAACLYIACRQEDKPRTVKEICSVANGATKKEIGRAKEYIVKQLGLENGQSVEMGTIHAGDFMRRFCSNLGMNNQAVKAAQEAVTKSEEFDIRRSPISIAAAVIYIITQLSDDKKPLKDISVATGVAEGTIRNSYKDLYPHVSKIIPSWYAKEEDLKNLCSP